The proteins below come from a single Caldisalinibacter kiritimatiensis genomic window:
- a CDS encoding sodium-dependent transporter, whose translation MEKRQRWSSRTIFVFAAIGSAAGLGNAWRFPYQAASNGGGAFLIPYFIALITAGIPLLILEFAIGHKFQAGAPTAMSKIKKGWEWLGWWPILISFIIVTYYSVIMAWVFDYLWYSLTTAWGNAPQDFFLNKVLHISSGPGELGGFSLPVIIGLIIAWIAIYWTIRDGTKSVGKVVKWTVPLPLAMLGILVIRGITLEGAVEGLNFYLDPDFSKLLDPKVWVAAYGQIFFSLSLAFGVMIAYASYLPKKSDITNNAIITALSNCGISFLSGFAVFSTIGYMAVQKGAPVAEVAGSGGVGLAFWVYPEAINLLPFGNALFALVFFIMLLTLGIDSAFSLVEGVVAGLSDKYSWNKKKTTKLVIGIGFIVSLLYATKGGLYWLDIVDRYINNFNVVTVALLEALLIGWGFKSKKLREYVNPISEVKLGPWFDILLKVISPLMLAIILVWNVIQEIIDAINGTMYEGYDLWAIVVGGWLVLVVLVIISVILAKTKLKEIEPEEVLNEE comes from the coding sequence ATGGAAAAAAGACAGCGATGGAGTAGCAGAACTATATTTGTATTTGCAGCTATAGGTTCAGCGGCAGGATTGGGGAATGCATGGAGATTTCCATATCAAGCAGCATCTAATGGTGGTGGAGCTTTTCTGATTCCTTATTTCATTGCACTTATAACAGCAGGTATACCTCTTTTAATACTTGAATTTGCAATAGGACATAAGTTCCAAGCCGGAGCACCTACTGCGATGAGTAAAATTAAAAAAGGATGGGAATGGTTAGGTTGGTGGCCTATTCTTATAAGTTTTATAATAGTTACTTATTACAGTGTTATTATGGCTTGGGTATTTGATTATTTATGGTATTCACTAACTACAGCTTGGGGGAATGCACCACAGGACTTTTTCTTAAATAAGGTACTACATATATCTAGTGGACCAGGTGAGTTAGGTGGCTTTAGTTTACCAGTAATCATAGGACTTATAATTGCATGGATAGCTATTTATTGGACTATTAGAGATGGAACAAAATCAGTTGGTAAAGTTGTAAAATGGACAGTTCCTTTACCATTAGCAATGTTAGGTATATTAGTAATAAGAGGAATAACATTAGAAGGAGCAGTAGAGGGACTAAACTTCTACCTAGACCCAGACTTTTCAAAATTATTAGACCCTAAAGTATGGGTTGCAGCATACGGACAGATTTTCTTTTCATTGAGTTTGGCATTTGGGGTTATGATAGCTTATGCTAGTTACTTACCAAAGAAATCAGATATTACTAATAATGCAATCATAACTGCATTATCAAACTGTGGTATAAGCTTCTTATCAGGTTTTGCTGTATTTAGTACTATAGGTTATATGGCTGTACAAAAAGGCGCTCCAGTAGCAGAGGTTGCTGGTAGTGGTGGAGTTGGATTGGCATTTTGGGTTTATCCAGAAGCTATCAATTTATTACCTTTTGGAAATGCTTTATTTGCACTAGTATTTTTCATTATGCTATTAACTCTTGGTATAGACTCTGCATTTTCACTTGTTGAAGGAGTAGTGGCAGGATTATCTGATAAGTATTCATGGAATAAGAAGAAAACAACAAAATTGGTTATTGGCATTGGATTTATAGTTAGTTTACTTTATGCTACTAAAGGAGGATTATACTGGTTAGATATAGTTGATAGATATATAAACAACTTTAATGTAGTTACAGTGGCATTATTAGAAGCTTTATTAATCGGTTGGGGATTTAAGTCCAAGAAATTACGTGAATATGTAAATCCTATATCTGAAGTAAAGCTAGGACCTTGGTTTGATATACTACTTAAAGTTATATCACCTTTAATGTTAGCTATAATCTTGGTATGGAATGTTATACAAGAGATTATAGATGCTATAAACGGTACTATGTATGAGGGATACGATCTTTGGGCAATTGTAGTAGGAGGCTGGCTTGTATTAGTAGTATTAGTTATCATATCTGTAATCCTAGCAAAGACTAAATTAAAGGAAATAGAGCCTGAAGAAGTGTTAAATGAAGAGTAG
- a CDS encoding glucose-6-phosphate isomerase, translated as MNNITLDYSNALIKDYELDYIKGQISNAHKMLHEKTGAGNDFLGWVDYPVNYDKEEFDRIKKAAEKIRSNSDVFIVVGIGGSYLGARAAIEALSHSFHNSLSKEKRNAPEIYFVGNNISGTYLKHLLDVIEGKDISINVISKSGTTTEPAIAFRVLRKYIEEKYGKEGAKERIYATTDSTKGALRKLAEQEGYETFIIPDDVGGRFSIFTPVGMLPIAVAGLDIEKMMEGAKAGREEYSVEELENNPCYQYAAIRNALHRKGKLIEVLVNYEPSLHYISEWWKQLYGESEGKDGKGIFPASVDFSTDLHSLGQYIQDGRRHLFETVINVVTPREDIEIEEDEANLDGLNYLSGKTMDFVNKKAFEGTTLAHTDGNVPNIVINVPEMNEYYFGKLIYFFEKACGISGYVLGVNPFDQPGVEAYKKNMFALLGKPGFEDLREELLKRL; from the coding sequence GTGAATAATATAACATTGGATTATTCGAATGCCTTAATAAAGGACTATGAATTAGACTACATAAAAGGTCAAATTTCTAATGCACACAAAATGCTTCATGAAAAAACAGGTGCTGGTAATGACTTCTTAGGATGGGTTGACTATCCTGTAAACTATGACAAGGAAGAGTTCGACAGAATAAAGAAAGCAGCAGAAAAAATAAGAAGTAATTCAGATGTTTTTATAGTAGTTGGTATAGGTGGTTCTTATTTAGGAGCTAGAGCTGCTATTGAAGCATTAAGTCATTCTTTCCACAATTCATTATCTAAAGAAAAGAGAAATGCTCCAGAGATATATTTTGTAGGAAATAATATAAGTGGAACATACTTAAAGCACTTATTAGATGTTATCGAAGGTAAAGATATAAGCATCAACGTTATATCAAAATCAGGTACTACTACAGAACCAGCTATTGCATTTAGAGTATTAAGAAAGTATATAGAAGAGAAATACGGTAAAGAAGGCGCTAAAGAAAGAATATATGCAACAACAGATAGCACAAAGGGAGCTCTTAGAAAATTAGCAGAGCAAGAAGGATACGAAACTTTCATTATTCCAGATGATGTTGGAGGAAGATTCTCTATATTTACACCAGTAGGAATGCTACCAATAGCTGTTGCTGGATTAGATATAGAGAAAATGATGGAAGGAGCTAAAGCAGGTAGAGAAGAATATAGTGTAGAAGAATTAGAAAACAACCCATGTTATCAATATGCAGCAATAAGAAATGCACTTCACAGAAAAGGAAAGCTTATAGAAGTATTAGTAAACTATGAGCCTTCATTACACTATATTTCTGAATGGTGGAAACAATTATATGGAGAAAGTGAAGGTAAAGATGGTAAGGGTATATTCCCAGCATCAGTAGATTTCTCTACAGACCTTCATTCATTAGGTCAATATATCCAAGATGGTAGAAGACATCTATTTGAAACAGTAATCAATGTAGTTACACCAAGAGAAGATATAGAGATTGAAGAAGATGAAGCAAACTTAGATGGATTAAACTACTTAAGTGGAAAAACTATGGATTTTGTAAATAAAAAAGCATTTGAAGGTACTACTTTAGCACATACAGATGGAAACGTGCCTAACATTGTAATAAATGTACCAGAAATGAACGAATATTATTTTGGTAAATTAATCTACTTCTTTGAAAAGGCATGTGGAATTAGTGGATATGTATTAGGAGTAAATCCATTTGACCAACCGGGAGTAGAAGCATATAAGAAAAACATGTTTGCTTTATTAGGCAAACCAGGATTCGAAGATTTAAGAGAAGAATTACTTAAAAGATTATAA
- a CDS encoding MetS family NSS transporter small subunit: MTAGSWIMLIFGVVVLYGGLFWAISRARKSQ, encoded by the coding sequence ATGACTGCAGGTTCATGGATTATGCTTATCTTTGGCGTTGTAGTATTGTATGGAGGTTTATTCTGGGCTATATCACGTGCTAGAAAAAGTCAATAG
- a CDS encoding carboxymuconolactone decarboxylase family protein has protein sequence MAKDVRQMLNDFTAGLEEVSKTNKEQVEAFMNLLGKAYEPQKLDVKTKELISVAIAAYNRCEYCIVFHVYKALEAGATREEILEAAMVAVAFGGGPSMAYTVTLVKQSLDEFEGDFK, from the coding sequence ATGGCAAAAGACGTTAGACAAATGTTAAATGATTTTACAGCAGGACTTGAAGAGGTAAGTAAGACTAATAAGGAACAAGTAGAAGCTTTTATGAATTTATTAGGTAAAGCATATGAACCACAAAAGCTTGATGTTAAAACTAAAGAATTAATAAGCGTAGCAATAGCTGCATACAACCGTTGTGAATATTGTATAGTATTCCATGTATATAAAGCACTTGAAGCAGGAGCTACTCGTGAAGAAATTTTAGAAGCTGCTATGGTTGCTGTTGCATTTGGTGGAGGACCATCAATGGCTTACACAGTTACATTAGTAAAACAATCATTAGATGAATTCGAAGGAGACTTTAAATAA
- a CDS encoding nitroreductase family protein, producing the protein MGKLDFIYKRHSVRKFKDEEIPMEDIKEIIKAATYAPSGKNQQNWHFVIVKNKEKIEEMAKIVEKKNAELASSTDDEKKKKSMTKFLKYHTVFRNAPMVVLVFAGPYPSTGIDILEEKGATQEELNAVLLPNPGIQNVAAAMENLQLAAANLGYGTCWMTGPNYASKEITEYIGFNKEGYFLAAMTPLGVPEESKLTSPPRKPVEEVLTIIE; encoded by the coding sequence ATGGGAAAATTAGATTTTATCTATAAGAGACACAGTGTTAGAAAATTCAAAGATGAAGAAATACCTATGGAAGATATTAAAGAGATTATCAAAGCAGCTACATATGCTCCTTCAGGTAAGAACCAACAAAACTGGCATTTCGTCATAGTTAAAAATAAAGAAAAGATTGAAGAAATGGCTAAAATCGTAGAAAAGAAAAATGCAGAACTAGCTAGTTCTACTGACGATGAAAAGAAAAAGAAATCTATGACAAAGTTTTTAAAATATCATACTGTATTTAGAAATGCTCCGATGGTAGTTTTAGTATTCGCAGGTCCATATCCTTCAACTGGCATTGACATTCTTGAAGAAAAAGGAGCAACTCAAGAAGAGCTTAACGCCGTTTTACTACCAAACCCAGGAATTCAAAACGTAGCAGCAGCTATGGAAAACTTACAATTAGCCGCAGCAAATCTAGGCTACGGAACATGCTGGATGACTGGTCCTAACTATGCTAGTAAAGAAATAACTGAGTACATAGGCTTTAATAAAGAAGGATATTTCTTAGCTGCCATGACTCCACTTGGAGTGCCTGAAGAATCTAAACTTACAAGTCCACCAAGAAAACCTGTAGAAGAAGTTTTAACTATAATTGAGTAA
- a CDS encoding lipoate--protein ligase: MQNRSIMTRIVETSSVNPWYNLAMEEYLFNNISDKEIILYLWQNKDTVVIGRNQNPWKECRCEELKRDGGKLARRLSGGGAVYHDLGNLNFTFIMKEYLYDFEKQIQVILNGIKQLGIQAEFTGRNDIVVQGKKISGNAFYFSNNRAYHHGTILVDTDFSKLSTYLQPSKAKIMSKGIDSVKSRVINLKELKSDITIDTVKKSIKQSFINIYNGTNEDMGINESNEEIKRLYKKYSSWEWRYGDSPDFDIKFSDKFTWGEIDIRLRLQEGYIKRVTIYSDAMNSTLIQKLAHELKGIQLKLDNIIKKIDDVAYDCEDNNIIKDIKELFIKMI; the protein is encoded by the coding sequence TTGCAGAATAGGAGCATAATGACTAGAATAGTTGAGACATCATCTGTAAATCCATGGTATAACTTGGCTATGGAAGAATATTTGTTTAATAATATATCTGATAAAGAAATTATACTGTATCTTTGGCAAAACAAAGATACAGTTGTAATAGGTAGAAATCAGAATCCATGGAAAGAATGTAGATGTGAAGAATTAAAAAGAGATGGAGGTAAACTAGCACGAAGATTATCTGGGGGTGGTGCAGTTTATCACGATTTAGGAAACTTGAATTTTACTTTTATAATGAAAGAATATTTATATGACTTTGAAAAACAAATACAAGTTATTTTAAATGGTATAAAACAATTAGGAATACAAGCTGAATTTACAGGTAGAAATGACATAGTAGTACAAGGTAAAAAAATATCAGGAAATGCCTTTTACTTCAGCAACAATAGAGCATATCATCATGGAACTATATTAGTAGATACTGACTTTTCTAAGCTTTCTACATACTTGCAGCCTTCTAAGGCTAAGATAATGTCTAAAGGTATAGATTCAGTCAAGTCTAGAGTAATAAACTTAAAAGAATTAAAAAGTGACATTACAATAGATACTGTAAAGAAAAGTATTAAACAAAGCTTTATTAATATATATAATGGAACTAACGAAGATATGGGTATTAACGAATCAAATGAAGAGATAAAAAGACTTTATAAAAAGTATTCTTCATGGGAATGGAGATATGGTGATTCTCCAGATTTTGATATAAAATTTAGTGATAAATTCACTTGGGGAGAAATAGATATTAGATTGAGGTTACAGGAAGGATATATAAAACGAGTAACAATTTACTCAGATGCAATGAATAGTACATTAATACAAAAGCTTGCACACGAATTAAAAGGAATTCAGCTTAAATTAGATAATATAATAAAGAAAATAGATGATGTTGCTTACGATTGTGAAGATAATAACATTATTAAAGATATAAAAGAATTATTTATAAAAATGATATAA
- the dcd gene encoding dCTP deaminase yields the protein MILSDKTIKEMLKTKELVIEPIDDEQIQPASVDLKLGTHFLKVDENSIESMSLDKEIKYVEIESNEIIIPPNSFLLATTREYIKLPNNVTAFVEGRSSIGRMGLFIQNAGWVDPGFEGEITLELYNANRLPIKLISGRRICQLVFAFMDKEAENPYRGKYQGQRKATGSRVFMDVDR from the coding sequence ATGATACTTTCAGATAAAACTATAAAGGAAATGCTAAAGACAAAGGAATTAGTTATTGAGCCTATTGATGACGAGCAAATTCAACCAGCTTCAGTAGACCTTAAATTAGGGACACATTTTTTAAAAGTAGATGAAAATTCTATTGAATCTATGAGCTTAGATAAGGAAATAAAATATGTAGAGATTGAAAGTAATGAGATAATAATACCACCTAATTCATTTTTACTAGCAACTACTAGGGAATATATAAAATTACCTAACAATGTTACTGCATTTGTAGAAGGTAGAAGTTCAATTGGTAGAATGGGGTTATTTATTCAGAATGCAGGTTGGGTTGACCCTGGCTTTGAAGGAGAAATAACATTAGAGCTGTATAATGCTAATAGACTTCCTATTAAATTAATCTCAGGAAGAAGAATATGTCAGTTAGTTTTTGCCTTTATGGATAAAGAAGCTGAAAATCCGTATAGAGGTAAATATCAAGGACAAAGAAAAGCAACAGGCAGTAGAGTTTTTATGGATGTGGATAGGTAA
- the lpdA gene encoding dihydrolipoyl dehydrogenase has protein sequence MEIDIKLENLSGHAKSGKIGKVYIKVGDEVKSGDKLFEVESNKGNVTVTSEVEGKVKSIEVEVGQEVKLNDLLVKIEGEKKQEESNEGSFNYFGGLMKPQKKEINADIVVIGGGPGGYVAAIQGAKLGAKVVLVEKENLGGTCLNWGCIPTKALVRSAQVYKDCKEAESYGVNVDDVKVDMQKVIARKDNVVKQLVGGIEYLMEKNGVQVIKGAGKLVDNETVFVKENRSETTIKAKNIIIATGSETSMIPIPGVELENVITSKEALSLTNLPDKIVIVGGGVIGMEFAFIYANLGVDVTVIEYLDKVLAALDDDVSEEITKIAGERGIKLYTDSKVESIMEGEDGECIIAFSKGEQIKYVTADKVLMAVGRKPYLEGLGVEELNIEMNENNIGIKVNEKMQTNVSNVYAIGDVTNKVQLAHVASHQGIVAVKNIMGEEKEMDYTVIPSAIFTDPEIAMVGICEDAAREANIDVEVGKFPFSANGKALTLGESRGFVKIVKDKATGKIIGGTIIGPHATDLIAEVALAIQNGLTAEDIIETIHAHPTTAESIHEGALSVEGGALHFAE, from the coding sequence ATGGAAATAGATATAAAATTAGAAAATTTATCTGGACATGCTAAAAGCGGTAAGATAGGAAAAGTATATATAAAAGTTGGAGATGAGGTAAAGTCAGGGGATAAACTGTTTGAAGTTGAATCAAACAAGGGTAATGTTACTGTAACATCTGAAGTAGAAGGTAAGGTAAAAAGTATAGAGGTAGAAGTAGGACAGGAAGTAAAATTAAATGACCTATTAGTAAAAATAGAAGGTGAGAAAAAGCAAGAAGAAAGTAATGAAGGAAGCTTTAATTACTTTGGAGGATTAATGAAACCTCAAAAGAAAGAAATAAATGCTGACATAGTAGTAATAGGTGGAGGCCCTGGTGGATATGTAGCTGCTATACAAGGTGCAAAATTGGGAGCTAAGGTTGTTCTTGTTGAAAAAGAGAACCTTGGAGGTACATGTTTAAATTGGGGATGTATTCCAACTAAAGCTTTAGTAAGGTCAGCACAAGTATATAAAGATTGTAAAGAAGCAGAATCCTATGGGGTAAACGTTGACGATGTAAAAGTTGATATGCAAAAGGTTATAGCTAGAAAAGATAATGTAGTAAAACAATTGGTTGGTGGAATTGAGTACTTAATGGAAAAGAACGGAGTACAAGTTATAAAAGGAGCAGGTAAGCTAGTCGATAATGAAACAGTCTTTGTAAAAGAGAATAGATCTGAAACTACCATTAAAGCTAAAAATATAATTATTGCAACTGGCTCAGAAACATCTATGATACCAATACCAGGTGTAGAATTAGAAAATGTTATTACAAGTAAAGAGGCTTTAAGCCTTACAAACCTACCTGATAAGATAGTAATAGTAGGTGGCGGAGTTATAGGTATGGAATTTGCATTTATTTATGCAAATTTAGGCGTTGATGTTACAGTTATAGAATATCTTGATAAGGTGCTTGCAGCTTTAGATGATGATGTGTCTGAAGAAATTACTAAAATTGCAGGTGAAAGAGGTATTAAGTTATACACAGATTCAAAGGTTGAATCAATTATGGAAGGTGAAGATGGCGAGTGTATAATTGCCTTTTCTAAAGGTGAACAGATAAAATATGTTACAGCTGATAAGGTGCTTATGGCAGTAGGAAGAAAACCTTATCTTGAAGGCTTAGGAGTAGAAGAACTAAATATAGAAATGAATGAAAACAATATAGGAATAAAAGTTAATGAAAAAATGCAAACAAATGTATCAAATGTATACGCAATAGGAGATGTAACAAATAAAGTACAACTTGCACATGTTGCTTCTCATCAAGGAATTGTAGCTGTAAAAAATATTATGGGAGAAGAAAAGGAAATGGATTATACAGTTATACCAAGTGCTATATTTACTGACCCAGAAATAGCAATGGTAGGTATCTGTGAGGATGCAGCAAGGGAAGCTAATATTGATGTAGAGGTAGGAAAATTCCCATTTAGTGCAAATGGGAAGGCTTTAACTTTAGGAGAATCTAGAGGATTTGTAAAGATAGTTAAAGATAAGGCTACAGGTAAGATTATAGGAGGAACTATAATAGGACCTCATGCTACTGACTTGATAGCAGAAGTTGCATTGGCAATTCAAAATGGATTAACAGCTGAAGACATAATAGAGACTATACATGCCCATCCAACTACTGCAGAATCAATACATGAAGGAGCCTTATCAGTCGAAGGAGGAGCACTACACTTTGCAGAATAG
- a CDS encoding H-type small acid-soluble spore protein, whose translation MDIDRAYEILNSPKKIEVTYNNTPVWIEGINKQKGTANIKMLSNNTLLEVNTNSLTETGNLMKS comes from the coding sequence GTGGATATAGACAGAGCTTATGAAATATTAAATTCTCCAAAAAAAATTGAAGTAACTTATAATAATACTCCAGTTTGGATAGAAGGTATTAATAAACAAAAAGGAACTGCAAATATTAAAATGCTAAGTAACAACACATTACTTGAAGTCAATACAAATAGTTTAACTGAAACAGGTAATTTAATGAAATCATAA